AGGCAGAGACAGGTTAAAAAAATGTTGCCTTCTGAGCTCCAGAGAGAAGACCGACCGGCCGCGGCGCCCGGTACGCGCGAGGGAGCCCAGCGAGGGCGATCCTTTACGGACTTGGGGCGCCGGGGAGTAAATGCAGCGCCAACTCTCCCAAAGCTCTCCGTCCTGCGGATCTCTTTGGAAAGCCTCCTTCCTTTGTGCAGCTAGTGCAGGATGAAGCGGCGACCTCTCGCCCAAAAGGCTCGGAGAGAGCGAGTAAGGAGCGGCGCGGGAACGGGGCAGCGCAGACGTCTTAGGCCAGCTCCAGCCctctggggagcaggaggggagagggtcGCGACCCTCAGCCCCCACCAAACCCCTTTCCTGGCGATCGCAGTCAACACTTTCCTTCTAGTTGATCTAGAAACTcactctgcacacacacacaccccccaccccaactcttCGCTCCAGCCAGCCAGGAAGGCATAAAAAACAGACCTAGCGCCAGTATTTCCCGACACACACCCCAAGAAACCCACGCGCGGGCGCTCAAATCAAATGAGTCCCCATCCCCAGCACACGATCTCAGAGTTCATGAACTTTCGCTGCAGTGCCACGGAAGCCTCGGCGCCGCCCCGCGGACCGGCTCCCGCCGGCCGGGAGCACCCGGTGACGGCTGCCTGCGGGGGCGGGAAGGGGCGGAGGGAAAGGGAAAGCTTCCCGGGGTCGCCCAAGCAGCGGGGAGCGCCGCGTACCTTTCCTTGGCCTCGGCGGCCCGGTCTCTTTGCCTCCGGTTCTTAAACCAGTTGCTGACCTGGGTGGTGGTGAGGCCGGTGGCCTCGGCCAGCTCCCGCTTCTCACGCGGAGAGGGGTAGGGGTTGTGCGCGTACCACTCCCGCAGCACGCCCCGCGACTTCTCCTTGAAGCAGTAGCTGGTCTCCTCGCCGTCCCAGATGGTGCGCGGCAGCGGGAATTTTCGGCGCACGCGATATTTGCCCACGGCGCCCAGGGGTCGGCCGCGCAGCTTCTCGGCCTCCACGTAGTGCGCCTTCAGCCACAGTTGCTGCAGCTTGGGGTGGTTGTGAGGCGAGAACTGGTGGCTCTCCAGGATCTTGTAGAGCTCGCGGAAGTTGCCGCGGTGGAAGGCGACCACGGCCTTGGCCTTGAGCACGCTTTCGTTCTTGTGCAGGTGGTCGCAGGCGGGCAGTGACCACAGGAACCTGCCCAGGCGCTCCAGGTTCCCGCCTTGCTGCAGAACCTCGCACACGCACGCTACTTGCTCCTGCGTAAAGCCGAACGACGGCAACATCGACATGGCTGGGGCCTGCCGGGGCGCACTGCCCGGGCGCACGCGGCAGGGAGCAGAGCCGAAAAAACAGGGGGAGGCAGCCGCAGGGAGGGGGGCGCGGCTGCTCCTAACCCCTCCCTAGGCTTTCCGTAGGCGAAAAAGCGAGCCGAGATTTGAGGATGGGcggcagagaaagaggaggaggaagagtggaGCGCGCGCTGGAGCGGCCGGCTTACTCCGCAGCCTTTCGGGCCTCGCTGGCTCCGGCCTCCCGCCGGGTGGATGCTGCTTGTTGCCGGGGAACTTGGTTTCTGTTCTCCCCGCAGCGGCCTTAAAGCGCGCAGCGTCCCCGGCGCGCTGATTGGCTGCAGGCGGCGCCTATCCGGGGCTGGCCAGCCCGCGCGCCGCCGGGCAGGGCAGTGAGGCCGCGCCGCCCCGCGCGGGGAGGGCAAGGCTGTGGAGCCGGGGATAGGGAGTGGTGGGAGGAGAAGGACCCGGAGAGGTGGGAAGCGAGGGGGAGGGGGGGATGGGAGTGGGTGAGCGCGTCAGGACCCTGCAACGTGACCCCCCTCTCCAGTGTCACCTAAGGGCAGCCGCGCACATCTCTGCACAAATCAATTACTCCGGACCTTCTaattcccctcctctccctccgtacccctgtccctgtcccttgCAGGCTTGCCCTTTCCCGGTGAGCTCATATTTAATTACCTTAATGTTGGAATTAATAAATAATGGATTGATGAATAGCTTATGGAACGCGATAAATAATACAAGAGCAGACCAGGGCTCCGGGCTCTGCAGCCGCTGGAAGAGTGGCTTCTCTCCGGACTGACTTCAGCTCCGGGAGCCAAACttaatttcctcttccttccccccccgccccccccgccctcCAAAGGGCACAAATACTCCCGGCTGAATAGCGCTTCTCTCATTCTCAAAAGGCCGCGACTATTTGGGACCACGTGAGGAGCTGTTTAGAACATAGTTGCTGAGCAGATAAAGATTCCGAGGGCTCATTTGTGATTTGGTATCTTGTCAAATGAGACGGTTTAAGCAGGCAGGCTtctggactcagtttccccatctgcgcAGTTGCGTTTGCAGAGACTCCTGAGGAACGCAGAGAAGCTTTACTTGCTattagcaaaatgctttgaggACCTCGTACGAAAGGCGCTGGATGGGgtgtaaattaaataaaactgtgTCCGGCTCCAATAGCCGTCCGGTTGTAACATAATCTTTACCCTGCTCGGAGAGGGATACTACCCTCAAAGTGAGGACGACAGCGGCTCCAAGAAGattaaataaagagagagagcacgcatgagtgtgtgtgtgtgtgtgtgtgcgcgtgtagATTGCAATGCTGGCCTATTTTACTGCCAGAGAATGAGCGATGTCCTGCAATTCCAGTCCCATATCtgttattttgtgtatgtgtggagACTGTTCAGTAAAACTGCACACACAAATGAAGCTGTAATTATCTTAAGCCTCATTTGCACACCTTGTTccaaagcaattattaaaaagattttgaaaacaaTTAGGGTCTCTAAACAAAGATAATCTATTGTCAGTAGCTGAGACTGGCAGGAGATAAGAACAATGCGCGGAGATAAGGGGAGCCAAATGGTGCAAGGAGAGTGACTTTATGACTATACTTATCTCTGATTAGATAAGttcaaaacagaattttaagTACACTTCAAAAATGCTTTTGATTTAAATGCACCCTCTTAGTGAATGCAAAGAACAAACTCTAGGCTCTTTAAACTTGCTTGTCTCCTTTAAATATGTTTTGAGTCCATCAGCCAGAGCCCAGCTCCATTGACAGTTTGCACACTGAGACATAAGCAAGAGAAGGAGCAGCCCTGTGCGGCTTTCCCCttgtattatttatattgttttaaaataatgcacCCAGTCCGGTGCACCCTGCAATGTACATTTTAAACTCATGAAGGGTTTCCACCTCCTGGCTGCCTCTCAGGAGATTCCAAGTAAAGGGAAGCTGCTTCTCCGCTGAGCTCCCAGACAATGCTTTTTACATCAGTGAAACTCTGCAGTATCTCGTGCAATTAGACCTTGGAAACAGATATTGATATTTCATTAcgtttaggattttttttaaatgcatttaatgGGTGCATATTATTTCAAAAGTTATTACCTATTACATGGTGTACCCAATGACTTACTTTCTTAACTAGAACCTGGCACAGCTGAGCGCAAGCCCATGTGTCTGGTAATTTTCCCTCACCATCTTATTTTAGTGCTCAGGATGTTTCAGATGAAGTCTTAAGGAGCTGTAGTGTCCGTCCTGCCAGAAGGAATGTCTCTGCTTGGAACAATCCTTATTGACATGGCAGCTGTGTGAGGACCAGCACAGAGGCTTAAACTGGCTCTAAAAATCAGTTAATACCCTAAAGTCTGGAGCAAGTGCGCAGAATTACAACGTGtatgggggggaggggagcggcTGTAAGTACAGCTACGTCTCTTAAAAGACAAACGGTAAGTTGAGCATGGGGTgtactttataattaaaaattttgtataaGGAAATGAGGCATAGCCTGGCCAAGGAGGGCGGGTATAAATTCACAGGGGATGACcgggagcagagagaaggcaaTTAGACACCGATGTGACCACCTTCATTTCGACTTCCTCCAGACCTCTCAAcccacttcttttcttctctcttcaaaAGGAATGAGGACATACAAGACGTTGGCGACAACTGGGAAGACAACCGTGTGGGTGCTGTGATTGTGGGCCCTGGGGTCAGTGAGAAGTGGTGCTCCTTCTCGGAGGCTGTGCCGGGCCGCCAGCCTTTCTCCTTATGTTTAATCCAACAGATCCCGTAACTAGAAAAGAAAAGTGCTATTCGCTTTGTACCATCGAGCCTACCTGCTATTTCGATCTCTTGGTCAGGGTAACCAATtgttataaatgttaattattggCTCGGATATATAAGGTTTCCCAAAATGGAACCTTTCACTGAAAACCACTAAAAGAGGTAAAATGACATGAATTTACAAACCACATAAACCAAATGATCCATTTTAAATCGCGCACAGAAAGGTTAGAGTTGTTCTAGTAACTTAAAACCTTTGCTGTCAATGCAAATCACACGAAAAACAGAGATGCGTCGGAGATTTAAAGGGAACGAGCAACTCCAGCTGCTGCCCCCGCCGCTCCGTGGTTCCCGAGGGTAACGCGGCTGGCGAGGGGCGCCCGACGCCAGGTTTCGGCTCTTCTGTGCCTCTGCTGCGCAGGTAATGGCCGGGTGCGCACAATTGGTCAATGGAAAGGCCAATGCGGAGGCACTGGTTGCTGCTGGGGTTTCTCGGCTGGGTTGACATAAGGCCTTGGTTCAAAAAACCTCTGACTGGGACCCACTTATTTCCCTTCTGGCTTAGAGCGAGGTGTTTTGGGGGCTCACGGCCTGCTTTCTTGGAATTACTTCGCCATCAAGAACGACAGCGGGGATCCTGCTCTAGCTACGTATATTTGGAAGGGAAAGGCAACAGGAGGCGTTTCTTTAACAAATTAGCGTCGTCGCTCTGCGGCAGTGCAGAGACTGCCCAAATCCTGGCTGAAGTGACAGCATCcatcttttttcctctgcttGGTCGGAAACTCCGGGTGCCCTCGACCCTTGGGATGCGGGGCTCCCCGAGGCCAGCGGCCGGAGCAGCCGCCCACCTGCCTCCTGGGGGACGCCGCTCCCCGCGAGGTCTGAATAGGCCGAGGGCTCAGGCAGGGCGATTTGCGGACCCGGAGAAGAGAAACCCAAAACCAGTCCATTAGTAAATGAGTTTTGTGTTGTCAAGGTTCTTTCCCATCCACTTGCTGTTCTGAAAAATAGATCACGTTTCGTTATCTTTAGTGGGAATCTGCAACGTGACACCGGATCCGCGCGGCCCCcgcctgtctccctccctctcttccagcCTCGCTCCGCCGGGCCAAGGGGAGCCGGCCGGCTTCCTCGGCTTATTTCTGAACAATGAAGATTTGTCTGTTCCcctaatatatttatgtatggagggaaggagggagtttTCTCCTGGAAGCGGGAAGCGCGCGAGCAGGGCCTCCCGCTTCCTTGGTGCGAAAACCCAGCGCCAGCCCAGGACGCCGGCCGGCCGCCCCCCGCCCACACCTGGACAAACAGAGCGGGCCGCGCGCGGCTGGCTGCTGAAAACCCCGCCGCCCCGCGCGCCTCCTGAATTACAGTCTGCACATTGTCCCGGGGtcagggaagggagagacagagactgacTGAGGGACACCGCTGCGAGGGAGCTCAGAGTGAAGAGGGACAGAACTGGGGGGTGTGTATTTGGAGGGGTTACACTCTCCCTCTTTGTGTGTCCCCACGTCTGGTCTCTCTCTGaatgtgtgtctttctctgtgtctctttctatCTCATTCTCGTTTCACTCTGAAAGAAGAAACTCGTTCATTCTGTGTGAACCTCTggttctcattctttctctcttatctctctctcactctcgcTCTTTCTCTCACTGTCTCATTCTTCTCAttgtttctcctctctgtctctctctcctctgtctctgtctctctctcccctacccccacccctggATCTCTGTATTTCTCTCTCCGGTTCCCCTCCCTCCCGCATGGCTCTGGGTGCCTGTGCCTATTTCTTTCTGCCCGGGACCAGGCGCTCCGAAGTTTCACAGACACAGCGTGCTGATGTCGGGCACCCAGGCAGCGCCGGGCGAGAAGACTCTGAAGTCCCGCCAGGGCGTCGGCTCCGTCAGCGGGACCCCGCCATGCTGAGTGGAGGCGTCGTCTAAGGGTGGCACGGGTAGGCGGAAGAAGGTGGGTTGGCCACCTGGAGGAAAAGGGCCGACTTCAATTGCGCTCTGAGAAGGCTCAGGCTCAGGGACTCGCCAAGCTCCAGACTTAGCCAGAAGACGCACTCAACATCAGATGCCAAGCACCTTTCTGGAAAGTGAAGGAGAGTGTTATAAGAATCTGTTCTTACGAATTTAAGATACCCTTGCCCCCTTCTCTTTATTAATATTGCTTTAGGGCAAGTTTACAAAAAGATACTCTCCAAGAGTCCTTGTTTTCCATTGAATGTCCAATAAACTTTTTTCTCAACTAATGTACATCCTGAATACCGCATCTGTCTAAGCTAAGAAGAATTTCCTTTTGGGAGGTGAAAGCCTGCAGCTCCTCCTGTTCAGAGGAAAGTGCTAGTGACGGTAATGCAGGGTGACACTAAATAAACAGTTAGGGTGGACTGGAAAGATGGAGTTAATTATCCAGTGAGCTGCGTTTCAGCCCAGACCATCAGGGGCTGATTTGTTTTGGCTCATAGTCGTAGGAAGGAGACAAACCACTCTCTTCTCTACATCTCTTAGGGATCCTGATCACTGGtttctcaaacaaaacaaaatacaaaaaccacTACCCAGGTATCACTGTTtcaattaaaatttggtttaCTGCTCCTCTGCAGACTGCAAAAATGTCCACTCCCTTGCCCCATGGCCCTGGAGAGAAGACCCCAAATGGCCCAAAAATGCACCCCCCAAATCTTTTTTTAGAGGCCCATTGGTAAAGAAAGTGGACATCCAGCACCCCTCCTCAGCTCTTCACTTGGACTCTTACAATAAGTTTATGTAACTACGTGTTTAGAAAAACTAAGGTGTTGGCCCGGTTTTCGCGACGGTTTTACTTCACCCCTCCAAAAAAATCAGGCTTCGTGGAATTTCAGATGCAATTAGATTTATTGTTCGCGTGATTCACTGACTATCCGGTTTCCTCAGGTAAGCCTGCACTTATATATAAATCCTAGTAACTTAAAACTTCTCCCTCCCCACtttgctcttccctccctcccttcactctCCCTCCCCGCCACATTCTGATATTAATAATCCCCGGCTGCCCCTCTTTCCGGGTCATTACGGTACTGCTGGTCTCTAATCAATCCTAATGCGATGGCAATTGGAGTCCCTGATGACTGCGGCTCGGGTTTCTTGTAATGGCTCTACCACATTTTCCTGGACCTCCTTTTTTAacctgagatgccagggggacgAGTCCCTTCTCGGCTGCTGATTACTTCAAGATGTGGGGGCTGGTTtgagcagaaggagaaagagacacgCGCACAGCGTGGCTGCCACTGCGGGCTGGGCGGCTGGGGCGAGCAAGGCGTCTGTACGCCCGGCCGGCACCCGAACGCCTTtcgctcctctctctctctccttttctctcaatTTCCCAGGCCCAAACTCATCCAGGCGGACCGAGACGAAGattctaaaagtattttttttttcgtGGTGCAGAGACGCCTGGTGGTGCCTGGGCCTCTCCAGTTTTGGCAGGTTCCCACCCTGCAGCGTCCGCCCGGGCTCCCGGGCCAGGCCTGACCGTCGCTGAGGAGGGAACGCCTCCCCCCAGTTCGTCAGAGTCGGCTCCACTTTCCTCCTggttattttctcccagtgccATCCCCTCTCCCCAATTTTAGAGTAGTTGTCCCCCAGAGGAACTGGattcctccccatctcccccactGACCCTTGACCTCTCTTCCTTACCTCATCAGTGCCTGAAGCTCCCAACCTGTTCCTGACCCAAAGCCGAGGCCAGAAGCTTAGCCGGGTGATGTTAGAATATGACCCCTTCTCTCCCAACCTCTGAGGGTTCATCGCTCAGAATCCTTAACCTCTAGGGACAAAGGCCCAACACTTCTTTCTGGCCGGTGCCATTGGGAGAGGGCCAAGAGTGGGCACTTGCGCCggacctccctctcccctccgTAATCTTCTGGCTCGCTTCCCCTACCCCAGGTCCAGGCTTGGCAGCGAGGCGATCAGCACGTTCGCGGCATTTGTATTCTTCCATTTCTCAGCCTAAAGCCATTTAGCGTAACCCGAGCCCAGGATAATTGCCACGTTTCTGCCGCGATACTTCTAAAAACAAGATAATGCTTCTGAATTGCGGAAGAAAGTACTGCGGACAAATTGGGCGCGGAGCGGCCGAGATGGATCGCTTTGTTAGGGGCGGCCCGTGGTTTGTGACTCAATTAGTGCACTTCTGGGAGCTGCCCGCCCTCTGCAGCCCGGTCAGCTCGAGGCGAACTCCCCCTGTGGCTCCCGGGCGCCGGCAGGGCGTCGGGGAGCACTTCGGGCCTGTACCTATGTCGGTGCAAAGCCACGCCGCGGGAAATGTTTTTGTATTCCCACACGAGTACATTGCTCGGGTTCTAAAGGATCCAGATTTTCGCGGACAGAAGCTTGACTGCCTCTGCTCCGGTATGAGCCGCGCGGCGTTTGTCTGAAGCACGGTCCTCTGCGCTGTGGGGAAAGAAGCGCCGGGTGGAGGGTGCCGGGAAGGGGCCCACTCCCCCACGCCCCCGCGCGCCTCGCCCACCCGCCAGGACCTGGACTTGGCAACAACGTTTGCAACCCTGCTGCTGTCCTTGGCGCAGCCGGCAGGGTGAGGCTTCCAGGCAGCCGGCGGACCGCGAGGGGCGCTTTTCGGGCTTGGAACGAGGCCGTCAGAGCTTTTCTTGCCTCTGCTCGAGTCCACCCGCCACCCCCACCCATCGCCCCGCATGCAGGCCGAGGTTCCGGGGAAGCCGCTCTGCCAGGTGCGCGCTCGCGGCCCCGCCCGCCGGCTGGCTGTGCCCAGCCTGGAGCAGCCGGGCCTCACCCGGTCCCGCCGCCCGCGCCACGAAGCCCGCCCGGGGGCCGCCGAGAGCTCTCGGGCGCCGCGTCTGCGCCGGGACGGCTCCGCCCAGTCGGGCAGCGAGAGGCTGGGCGTTCCGGCCGGGCCGGCCCAGCGGCTCGGGCGACAGCAGGCTTCGGACCCCGCCGCTCTCTCGGGAGCTTCCCCGGGGCGTTACTGGGGCCAAGAGGCGTCGGGGCGTGAGGAAGGAGAGGACAGGGCAGGGGACCGCAGGGGCGGGAAGCAGGCGAGGGGAGGTCAGCGGAGCGGGGAGGGGCGCGGGCccgcggcgggcgcggccgaggaCAGAGAGGGCGCTGTCTTCCTGGCAAAGGATCCCTGGCCCGGCCGGCAGGAAccgaaacaaaaagacaagaaccTCCGCCCAGCTGAGCGGCGGGGTGAGGGGCACGCGGCGGGGAGGGGCTCGGGTGGCACAGCGATTCTCAGCCCCCAGCCCGGGAACCGCTTGGCCCGCCGCGGCCCTGCCAGAGCCGCTAGCCCCGAGTGGGACTCGCGGGGAGGGAGCTCCGTTggccccttttgctctccccacAGTGGCCTTCCTTCAGGGTCATCCCTCCCTCGCTTTCTCCCTCGGAAACTGGAGGCGTCAGGGTGAGGTCGGCGACGCTTCCCTGGCGAGTGAGGAGCCCCAGTTTGTCCAAGGCGAGCGGGGGCGGCGGCGAGGGGGGTCCCGATCCCCTTTCCAGGAGCCGAGCCAGGTTTTGGGTTTCGTGAGTCCTGCGGAAGTAAAACCGCGACGCCAGCCAATCCTTCACATCGAAGGTGCGCAGCAAGTGGCCTCACCTGGTTTGGCCGCGCCTTGCCCAGGgaccagaagagagagaagacccTCTAATTTACTGTCACCGATTGGCTGGACGCGCACTTGGCGACCAGAGGGATCTGAAGACAACTACTATCAACCGTTTCCCACCCAAACCCACAAATCTAAAAACTCAGTTTGTATTAATTCGCAAGAAACTGTTATTCGTCCATTCCAAAAGTACATAATTTTCCTCTGTCATCTACAAGGGATAACGTGTTCTCATCTTTCCATGCTCATAATAAATcaggcaaagcaaaacaaaaggatCCCACACTCACTCATCTTCTGTCTTGAAAGGTCCCTCCGTATTCAGGGACATAGTTAAAGGCCCTTCTGGTTTGTACATAGATACTATAACCGATGGTCTCCTTACATGTCCGCCAACAGAGAATCTCAAGCTCCAGTCTCCCTGTGAATTTCCTGGGGAGTCGTGACTCGTCCACAGCCCTTCCAGCAGAATCCAGGTGGCCCTGTAGCTCCGCCTTTGGCAAGAGAGCTATTTCCTAGGAGTAACTGGGTGGGCTGCAGCCCGCCTGCCTCTTCACGTTGAGAAACGCTTCTCTTGTGGGGACGTCTGTTTCTATTCATCcgattttctaatttctttgatCAGCCTAAATATTTTCTTGGCAAACGGAAATTGACCATGCCATGAATATGATAACAACCTGCTTGGAAAAAAGCTATTTTGTTTCCAAGCAGCAGAAAAAAGGGGTGGGGGAGTAGGAATGCCTGCAACAGATTCCTGCACACACATCTTTTCGCACGCAGTCTCTGAAGCAGCTTTGTGAAAGCTGCCTTCTCCACCCTAATATagtttcttccctctcctcccctcagaTAAACACACACCTGGGCTCCTAAAAGTCTGatattctttataaaaaaaaaaatagaacttcaATGGATGTCTCTTGAGAATTTCCCTTTAAAACAGATGAAAGGCAAGGTTAGTACAATGTTCTCTTAATCCCTTTGCCTTCTgagtcaaaataaatattttcttctgcatgtGATTGTACATCCTGCCATTTGGATGTGGCTGTAAGCAAAGCGACTGATAATAAAAGCATTTTGAGGCTGTGTATTACATGCAGTTCTCTTGAAATCaagggggctgaggggagagggcgGAGCCTTACTTCACAGGCAAGAGTTGGTGGGTTTCTGAAAAAGCTGCAAGAAAAGGACCTTTCACCTCTCATTAGTGATGCCATCAGTGCTCGGGCAGAGTGGAGCTGAGGTCATGTTACATATGGCACACAGTCTGCTCAGCACTTGAAACGTCAGCTTTGAAATTTTAGAGAGGGGAAAGGTCATCTTTAATAAGCTGAAGTCTGGGGCTCCCATTGCCCTCATTGCGAACTGGGTGGGTGTCCATATGCT
The nucleotide sequence above comes from Equus asinus isolate D_3611 breed Donkey chromosome 7, EquAss-T2T_v2, whole genome shotgun sequence. Encoded proteins:
- the SIX1 gene encoding homeobox protein SIX1; the protein is MSMLPSFGFTQEQVACVCEVLQQGGNLERLGRFLWSLPACDHLHKNESVLKAKAVVAFHRGNFRELYKILESHQFSPHNHPKLQQLWLKAHYVEAEKLRGRPLGAVGKYRVRRKFPLPRTIWDGEETSYCFKEKSRGVLREWYAHNPYPSPREKRELAEATGLTTTQVSNWFKNRRQRDRAAEAKERENTENNNSSSNKQNQLSPLEGGKPLMSSSEEEFSPPQSPDQNSVLLLQGNMGHARSSNYSLPGLTASQPGHGLQAHQHQLQDSLLGPLTSSLVDLGS
- the LOC139045696 gene encoding uncharacterized protein, whose translation is MQAEVPGKPLCQVRARGPARRLAVPSLEQPGLTRSRRPRHEARPGAAESSRAPRLRRDGSAQSGSERLGVPAGPAQRLGRQQASDPAALSGASPGRYWGQEASGREEGEDRAGDRRGGKQARGGQRSGEGRGPAAGAAEDREGAVFLAKDPWPGRQEPKQKDKNLRPAERRGEGHAAGRGSGGTAILSPQPGNRLARRGPARAASPEWDSRGGSSVGPFCSPHSGLPSGSSLPRFLPRKLEASG